tctctctctctctctctctctctctctctctctctctcatagttatATTGAAATGTTTGTTTAGCTGTTATGTACACTCTTTTCCTTCACTATGATGTAGTGCTatctacacacactgttctcctTCACTATGATGTAGTGCTATCTACACAGTTTTCCTTCACTATGATGTAGTGCTatctacacacactgttctcctTCACTATGATGTAGTGCTatctacacacactgttctcctTCACTATGATGTAGTGCTatctacacacactgttctcctTCACTATGATATAGTGCTATCTACACAGTTTTCCTTCACTATGATATAGTGCTATCTACACACACTGTTTTCCTTCACTATGATATAGTGCTatctacacacactgttctcctTCACTATGATGTAGTGCTatctacacacactgttctcctTCACTATGATGTAGTGCTatctacacacactgttctcctTCACTATGATGTAGTGCTatctacacacactgttctcctTCACTATGATGTAGTGCTatctacacacactgttctcctTCACTATGATGTAGTGCTatctacacacactgttctcctTCACTATGATGTAGTGCTatctacacacactgttctcctTCACTATGATGTAGTGCTatctacacacactgttctcctTCACTATGATGTTAGTGCTatctacacacactgttctcctTCACTATGATGTAGTGCTatctacacacactgttctcctTCACTATGATGTAGTGCTATCTACACACAATGTTCTCCTTCACTATGATGTTAGTGCTatctacacacactgttctcctTCACTATGATGTAGTGCTatctacacacactgttctcctTCACTATGATGTAGTGCTatctacacacactgttctcctTCACTATGATGTAGTGCTATCTACACACACTGTTTTCCTTCACTATGATGTAGTGCTATCTAAACACACAGTTTTCCTTCACTATGATGTAGTGCTATCTACACACACAGTTCTCCTTCACTATGATGTAGTGCTATCTACACACACTGTTTTCCTTCACTATGATGTAGTGCTATCTACACACACTGTTTTCCTTCACTATGATGTAGTGCTATCTACACACACTGTCCTGCCTCCACTGTGAACGACATGCCgttcacagacactgactgccaGTTCACAACACATCAACTGTGCAAGCTGTCGTCATCGAAATCGATGGattaactagatagatagatagatagatagatagatagatagatagagagagagagagagagagagagagagagagagagagagagagattgcattgTATGGAATtgtagtattgcattgtactgttgtCATCGAAATCGATGGATtatcaagatagatagataggttgcattgtgttgtattggattgtgttgtattgtcatcAATGAAACCGATGGATtactcagatagatagatagatagatagatagacatatggattggattggattggattggattggattgcattgtattgtattatcatcAACGAAACCGATGATtacccagatagatagatagatagattgtattgtattgtcatcaTCGAAATCAATGGATTATCCAgacagattgtattgtattgtactgtactgtattgtactgtattgatttgtattactcttttgtcacaacagattaaccAGGCTGCTCTCTTCAGGGGTTCTGCCTGCAAGTAAATTTGTTTTCCTCAGAGTGAATATTTCTACAGTGTTTTGCCAGGGCCaacccattttgttgccgtgggttcttttcttgCTCTTAATGCATGCTGggcacgggacctcggcttatcatctcatttgaatgactatatatatatatagttatacagctttatatacatatgtgtgtgtgtgtgtgtgtgtgtgtgtgtgtgtgtgtgtgtgtatgtgtgtctgtgtgtgtgtgtgtgtgtgtgtgtcattctgattTTGTGAAgcagtcatgttgttgttgcagtttctaTTTCCCGTGGTGACGGGGCTGTTTGCAGCCTATAAGAAACAGTATGCTTTGGTGAgtcatgtgcgcgtgcgcgcgcgcgcgcttgtgtatgtgtgtgtgtgtgtgtgtgtgtgtgagtataagaatgtgcgtgtgtgtgtgtgtgtgtgtgtgtgtgtgtgtttgtgtgcgtgtgtgagtataagaatgtgtgtgtgtgcttgtgtgtgtgtgtgtgtgtgtgtgtgtgtgtgtgagtataagaatgtgtgtgtgtgtgtgtttgtgtgtgtgtttgtgtgtgtgtgagtataagaatgtgtgtgtgtgtgtgcttgtgtgtgtgtgtgtgtgagtataagaatgtgtgtgtgtgtgtgtgtgtgtgtgtgtgtgtgtgtgagtatgagaatgtgtgtgtgtgtgtgtgtgtgtgtgtgtaagtataagaatgtgtgtgtgtgtgtgtgtgtgtgtgtgtgtgtgtgtgtgtgtgtgtgtgtgtgtgtgtgtgtgtgtgtgtgtgtgtgtgttcgcataagaatgtgtgtgtctgtgtatttgaacCTGTCAGACTCAGTGTTGACATGATGGCGGCTgcaccgtgtcgtgtcgtgtcgtgtcgtgctgtactATTTATGCTGTGCTGCaccatgtcgtgttgtgtcgtgtcgtgtcgtgttgtgtcgtgtcgtgtcgtgtcgtgctgtactATTTATGCTGTGCTGCaccatgtcgtgttgtgtcgtgtcgtgtcgtgtcgtgctgtactATTTATGCTGTGCTGCACcatgtcgtgtagtgtcgtgtcgtgtcgtgtcgtgttgtgttgtgttgtgtcgtgtcgtgtagtgcagtACTATTTATGCTGTGCTGCaccatgttgtgtcgtgtcgtgtcgtgtcgtgtcgtgtcgtgctgtactATCCATGCTGTGCTGCaccatgttgtgtcgtgttgtgttctgtaggtgtttcagttttattttaaaGCATGCactcacaacacagcaacaccaaaCCAGGAAGTCAGGTCGTGCACAAGGATCCACGCACTGTGTCCTGTCTCTCCAGAGTGAGCGAAATTCGGATTCTGGCGCaaaatagccgagtagttaactctctccatacgaacgacgaaagaaacgacgttaacagcgtttcaccccaattaccatcatcaaaatattgcaagcggaaggctcttatactgaagaggtgaatgttgacaaagaataccacaattcttacgacggaagctaaaaggttgggtcattcagacacccactggacatccgaggggtctgtgtagaggagaagagaggactggccgtactgagtgagttaaagcggtggacattcaatctcagggtcccgggttcgaatctcggtaacggcgcctggggagattttttccgatctcccagatcaacatatgtgcagacctgcttatgcctgagcCTCCTacgcaaagcagaagatcaaatacgcacgttaaagatcctgtaatccatgtcggcgtttggtgggttatggatacaagaacatacacagcatgcacacctccgaaaacggagtgtggcagCCTATATGGCGGAGTCAATATGTAATACGCGTAAaattgtgcatgcctgtgtgagtgtatgtgtgcgtgactgaaacctgattgaatgacacaggaaacgagtaaTAAGCGGCCAAATAGCAactgccagtcggctctacccaggtagacagcttgttatgtaaatgaccctgtgtttgtgaagcacttagagcttggtgtccgttcgaggataggcgccatataagtatctgtatcctcttcatcatcatcatcatcatcatcagactcccTTTGATgttcaaaacaatttttttttaatgtaacttGTTGTGCTGCAGTACTATCTGAGTACACCATTCTTTATGGTTCAAATCCCTCTGTCcaagatcagttcagttcagttcagttactcaaggaggcgtcacagcgttccgacaaatccatatacgctacacatcgtCATTCAAAACGTTttgagcttttctttctttcttttatgtttttttttaatgtttgtttgttttttgttactggTAGTTTGACAGACAATTGCCGATCCATAGCCCCATCATCCACAGTCagctgctttgctttgctttgctttggtttttttttttttttttataaacaatagagcagcattgacctgaagttgCCTGCCTTGCATATTGACAGAGTTACCAATCTTTACtgttgtttaatcctttactGTCCTTGtctcattgtttctttgtttcttcaagACCTGCCTCCCTATGTTGGATCCGTCACTCATTGTCCacatccgttgtgtgtgtgtgtgtgtgtgtgtgtgtgtgtgtgtgtgtgtgtgtgtgtgtgtgtgtggttgtgtgtgtgagtgtatgtgtgtgtgtgtggttgtgtgtgtgtgtgtgtgtgtgtgtgtgtgtgagtgtatgtgtgtgtgtgtggttgtgtgtgtgtgtgtgtgtgtgtgtgtgtgtgtgtgtgtgtgtgtgtactgaaatgaCTCAATGCCTAAAGCTCCACAcccgttttctgtgtgtgtgtgtgtgtgtgtgtgtgtgtgtgtgtgtgtgtgtgtgtgtgtggttgtgtgtgtgtgtgtgtgtgtgtgtgtgtgtgtgtgtgtgtgtgtactgaaatgaCTCAATGCCTAAAGCTCCACAcccgttttctgtgtgtgtgtgtgtgtgtgtgtgtgtgtgtgcgtgcgtgtgtgtgtgtgtgtgtgtgtgtgtgtgctgaaatgactCAATGCCTAAAGCTCCACACccgttttctatgtgtgtgtgtgtgtgtgtgtgtgtgtgtgtatgtgtgtgtgtgtgtgtgctgaaatgactCAATGCCTAAAGCTCCACAcccgttttctgtgtgtgtgtgtgtgtgtgtgtgtgtgtgtgtgtggttgtgtgtgtgtgtgtgtgtggttgtgtatgtgtgtgtgtgtggttgtgtgtgtgtgtgtgtgtgtgtgtgtgtgtgtgtgtgtgtgtgtgtactgaaacgACTCAATGGCTACATGTCCAAAGCGCCCTGTAGTGACCAGAAGACGTTTTGATGCGCACCATGTTTAACGCCAGGTGTCGTCACAAAGAACCCTCCACTAGGTATATCACAAATAATTATGTCACTGCTACAactattgctgttgctactgccgtttgttgttcttgtttctgctgctgctatgactactgctgctactactgtatAAATACTGCTgcaatactactattactaccaccattgctgttgctgctatgtaaCTAGTtgttctactgctactactgcctctgctaccactgctactgctgctgctactgctacgtCTACTACTGACAGATGCTGTGGTTTTTGTGCCTGACAGATTGGTGTCCATCTGAGCGTCAGTCTTCTGGCTCTCCTCTTGGGAGGCTTCGGCTTCGGTCTGTCTGTGGAGCCCATCTTCATAAATGGACACcactgtctgtaagtgtgtgtgtgtgtgtgtgtgtgtgtgcatgtgtgtgtgtgcgtgtgtgtgtgtgtgtgtatgtgtgtgtgtgtgtgtgtgtgtgtgtgtgtgtgtgtgtgtgtttgtgtgtgtctgtgcgtgtgtgtgtatatatgtgtgtgtgtgtgtgtgtgtgtgtgtgtgcgtgcgtgcgtgcgtgcgtgtataaatTGCTATCAGAGTTTTATATCTGCACATGATCAcgtatgaatattattattattatttttagtgttaaaatgcatgttttacaaatCGATTGTTTTTTACACCATACAGTACTGGAATTATGCATGTTTCACTCGGAAAAGCACTATATagataaatttattattattattattattaagtttttATGTTATcattgtgtttatgtttatgcaATTGTGAAGTGTTCATTTCCATATAAAGGACTAAATCCTTTTAAATAAGAATTTTTGTTGACTGAGCCAATTCACTTAAATGTACACTTTATCTCTGCCAGTTGTCTTTAGATAGTGTGAGAAAAAAATCTGATAGAAGTTATTTGTTGAATGTTGAATGATAAAATTCTTGACCCGTCGTGTTAATTAAATCTGAACTTTTTTCTCCttcgtttttttcatttttgttttttaataacaatAATTGTCGCTTTTGTCGTTTCGAAGGTTGCAGGTTTGGATGTGAGCGAAGTTATTacaataatagtgtgtgtgtgtgtgtgtgtgtgtgtgtgtgtgtgtgtgtgtgtgcgtgtgtgtgtgtgtgtgtgtgtgtgtgtgtgtgtgtgtgtgtgtgtgtgtgtgtgtgtgtggcaggcctGTGCACACCAACGTGCCGTGTGAAAAGGTGCCACTGTCCTACCTGTACCTGATCAGCGGGGCGTTGGCGGCGGGTTTTGCTGTGCTGGGCTTTCTCCTCACCCTGCTCGCTCTCTACTCCGCCTCCGTGAGTTGTGTGGCCCACGGCCCGCCCCCgtcatgtgtgtacatgtctgtgggGTCTGTGGTTCAAGTCCTTTCTTTATCGTTGTGCTGTGTGCTTTGGTGAACGTGGTGTATGTTTTGACTGTGGTGAAcgtggtgtgtgttttgactgtggtgaacgtggtgtgtgttttgactgtggtgaacgtggtgtgtgttttgactttggtgaacgtggtgtgtgttttgactatggtgaacgtggtgtgtgttttgactttggtgaatgtggtgtgtgttttgactttggtgaatgtggtgtgtgttttgactttggtgaacgtggtgtgtgttttgactaTGGTGAACGTGGTGTATGTTTTGACTATGGTGAACGTGGTGTATGTTTTGACTATGGTGAACGTGGTGTATGTTTTGACTATGGTGAAcgtggtgtgtgttttgactaTGGTGAACGTGGTGTATGTTTTGACTGTGGTGAACGTGGTGTATGTTTTGACTATGGTGAACGTAGTGTGTGTTTTGACTATGGTGAACGTAGTGTGTGTTCTGACTGTGGTGAACGTGGTGTATGATCTGACTATGGTGAACGTAGTGTGTGTTTTGACTATGGTGAACGTAGTGTGTGTTTTGACTATGGTGAACGTGGTGTATGTTTTGACTATGGTGAACGTGGTGTATGTTTTGACTATGGTGAACGTAGTGTGTGTTTTGACTATGGTGAAcgtggtgtgtgttttgactaTGGTGAACGTGGTGTATGTTCTGACTATGGTGAACGTGGTGTGTTTATTTTGCCGTACTTTGTGCCTAATGTGATATAAGACTATGATATtgcctgtgttgtttttttgtacacacTTTGATGTCACCTATTCTTAGGTCTGTATATTCTACTGTAAAGCCCGCTGGGGCCCATCTGGGATGGGGGTGCTGTACCATAAGAAGCCTGCATTTCCTTCATTATTAGATGGACATAAGCTCTCAGCTGGgccacagcaaagtgagagctgtatggtcagtggtttctccatgacaacgggaaatcatttacagcttggtctttggtgaaggactgtgactctcaaactaagaagcaagactgcactggctcttagtgctgcagcatcgggggctagctggcccagtttgggaaccatcccaacaccgactgtcctaaaaaccctcgtggccgagagagtggggatgtaacttgggcaagacattctccactccAATCAAATTTTAgtcccagatagttgggacagcggtTACCTCCTtgtgctgctctgatggtcatggtcggacaggactgactgtcatCATGGTGATCTGTCATCAGAGGCGGATGGAGCAGCGGGAGTACGCGGCCCACCTACAGCAcctgaaggagcaggaggagaagcagaaggagctCCGTCAGCGGAGGATGAGCGAGTGTGAGAACAGGAGGAGGGCTCTCTCCGTGTCCTCTGCTGGCTCCAACCCCGCCACACAGGTctgggggtgatgggagggggaggggaggggggcggcataggtggggggaaggagaggtgagggagggagggttgtgttgtgtatgcgtgggagggggtaggagtgtgggggtggtgtctgtgtgtatatgtgtaggtGACAGGGGTGTGGGGAATGTGTCTGTGCGTATCTATGTCtgacaggagggaggtggagaatgtgtctgtgtgtacatgtgtgtgacagggatgtgGAGAAtatgtatgtaataataataataataataataataataataataatcataataatcataatggtatttatatagcgctggatcttgtgcagagacaaatcaaagcgctttcgcaccagtcattcacacgcatgcataactctaatactgtagaaactaaagacaaggaagggcaggcaagggaggctattttgggaagaggtgggttttaaggccagacttgaaagagctgagtgtggagacctgacgaagcgaaaaaggaagttcattccaattgcaaggtctagaaacagagaaagaacggcggccaatagtcgagtgtttgaatctgggtatgcgtaaacagagtggatccgaggccgatcgtagtgagcgagatggagtgtagaggtgaaggcagccgcagagataggaaggggcagttttgtgagtgctgatcttgtactttattcggtgtgagacagggagccagtggagatgttgcaaaagaggagtgatgtgctcagatcttttctttctgaggacgagtcgggcagcagcgttttgtatgcgctgaagggactgaatggatgaagcaggcagaccagacaatagagagttacagtagtcaaggcgagagagaatgagagaaacgacaagtctagatgttgcatcagtggacagatatttccggacggcactgatgcgtcgcagttgacagtagcaggactgacatgtctgactgataaatttttgcatggacagtgtattgtcaaggacaacaccgaggttcctgactgacgtggaaagagggatggatgtactgccaagtttgattgtgtcaattgtaatggaagacagtttttgtttagttcctatgatcattgcttcagttttgtccgcgttcaattgtaacttatttcgagtcatccatgtgtgtatatgtgtgtgacagggatgtggagaatatgtatgtgtgtatatgtgtgtgacagggatgtgtagaatgtgtctgtgtgtatatgtgtgtgacaggggggtggagaatgtgtctgtgtgtatatgtgtgtgacaggagggaggtggaaaatgtgtctgtgtatatgtgtgtgacaggagggaggtggagaatgtgtctgtgtgtatatgtgtgtgacagggaggtggagaatgtgtctgtgtgtatatgtgtgtgacagggaggtggagaatgtgtctgtgtgtatatgtgtgtgacagggaggtggagaatgtgtctgtgtgtatatgtgtgtgacagggaggtggagaatgtgtctgtgtgtatatgtgtgtgacaggggggtggagaatgtgtctgtgtgtatatgtgtgtgacagggaggtggagaatgtgtctgtgtgtatatgtgtgtgacaggagggaggtggagaatgtgtctgtgtgtatatgtgtgtgacagggaggtggagaatgtgtctgtgtgtatatgtgtgtgacagggaggtggagaatatgtctgtgtgtatatgtgtgtgacaggagggaggtggagaatgtgtctgtgtgtatatgtgtgtgacagggaggtggagaatgtgtctgtgtgtatatgtgtgtgacaggggggtggagaatgtgtctgtgtgtatatgtgtgttacagggaggtggagaatgtgtctgtgtgtatatgtgtgtgacagggaggtggagaatgtgtctgtgtgtatatgtgtgtgacaggagggaggtggagaatatgtctgtgtgtatatgtgtgtgacaggagggaggtggagaatgtgtctgtgtgtatatgtgtgtgacaggagggaggtggagaatgtgtctgtgtgtatatgtgtgtgacagggaggtggagaatgtgtctgtgtgtatatgtgtgtgacagggaggtggagaatgtgtctgtgtgtatatgtgtgtgacaggggggtggagaatatgtctgtgtgtatatgtgtgtgacagtggggtggagaatgtgtctgtgtgtatatgtgtgtgacagggaggtggagaatgtgtctgtgtgtatatgtgtgtgacaggggggtggagaatgtgtctgtgtgtatatgtgtgacagggaggtggagaatgtgtctgtgtgtatatgtgtgtgacaggagggaggtggagaatgtgtctgtgtgtatatgtgtgtgacaggagggaggtggagaatgtgtctgtgtgtatatgtgtgtgacagggaggtggagaatatgtctgtgtgtatatgtgtgtgacaggagggaggtggagaatgtgtctgtgtgtatatgtgtgtgacaggagggaggtggagaatgtgtctgtgtgtatatgtgtgtgacaggagggtggtggagaatgtgtctgtgtgtatatgtgtgtgacaggagggtggtggagaatgtgtctgtgtgtatatgtgtgtgacagggaggtggagaatgtgtctgtgtgtatatgtgtgtgacagtggggtggagaatgtgtctgtgtgtatatgtgtgtgacagggaggtggagaatgtgtctgtgtgtatatgtgtgtgacagtggggtggagaatgtgtctgtgtgtatatgtgtgtgacaggggggtggagaatgtgtctgtgtgtatatgtgtgtgacagggaggtggagaatgtgtctgtgtgtatatgtgtgtgacaggaaggtggagaatgtgtctgtgtgtatatgtgtgtgacaggaaggtggagaatgtgtctgtgtgtatatgtgtgtgacaggggggtggagaatgtgtctgtgtgtatatgtgtgtgacagggaggtggagaatgtgtctgtgtgtatatgtgtgtgacagggaggtggagaatgtgtctgtgtgtatatgtgtgtgacagggatgtggagaatgtgtctgtgtgtatatgtgtgtgacagggaggtggagaatgtgtctgtgtgtatatgtgtgtgacaggagggaGGTgtagaatgtgtctgtgtgtatatgtgtgtgacagggaggtggagaatgtgtctgtgtgtatatgtgtgtgacagggaggtggagaatgtgtctgtgtgtatatgtgtgtgacaggggggaggtggagaatgtgtctgtgtgtatatgtgtgtgacaggagggaggtggagaatgtgtctgtgtgtatatgtgtgtgacaggggggtggagaatgtgtctgtgtgtaatatgtgtgtgacagggaggtggagaatgtgtctgtgtgtatatgtgtgtgacagggaggtgcagaatgtgtctgtgtgtatatgtgtgtgacagggaggtggagaatgtgtctgtgtgtatatgtgtgtgacagggaggtggagaatgtgtctgtgtgtatatgtgtgtgacagggaggtggagaatgtgtctgtgtgtatatgtgtgtgacaggggggaggtggagaatgtgtctgtgtgtatatgtgtgtgacagggatgtggagaatgtgtctgtgtgtatatgtgtgtgacagggaggtggagaatgtgtctgtgtgtatatgtgtgtgacagggggtggagaatgtgtctgtgtgtatatgtgtgtgacagggggtggagaatgtgtctgtgtgtatatgtgtgtgacagggggtggagaatgtgtctgtgtgtatatgtgtgtgacagggaggtggagaatgtgtctgtgtgtatatgtgtgtgacaggggggtggagaatgtgtctgtgtgtatatgtgtgtgacagggaggtggagaatgtgtctgtgtgtatatgtgtgtgacaggggggtggagaatgtgtctgtgtgtatatgtgtgtgacaggaaggtggagaatgtgtctgtgtgtatatgtgtgtgacagggggtggagaatatgtctgtgtgtatatgtgtgtgacagggggtggagaatgtgtctgtgtgtatatgtgtgtgacagggggggggggagaatgtgtctgtgtgtatatgtgtgtgacagggggtggagaatgtgtctgtgtgtatatgtgtgtgacaggggggggggggagaatgtgtctgtgtgtatatgtgtgtgacaggagggaggtggagaatgtgtctgtgtgtatctatgtctgacaggagggaggtgtgtgtgtgtgtgcgcgcgcgctgatatgtgtgtgtatatatgtgtgtgtgtgtgtgtgtgtgtgtgtgtgtgtgtgtgttccatgtacAGAACAAGAAACAGCAATGTTCTCAACTGTAATGTGAACAGGATGTCTAAAATTCCTCGTTTCCCTTCATATCTCCATGGAGACCGGAAGTCCTTGCAATGTCTATTATCCtcctgcgcttttttttttttcttctgtgtatcCCAGACAGTGCCTCAGGACAAGGGAGGGAACTGATGAGGATGAAGTCGTCTTACGTGTGTGGTGACGCTCTTCCTGTGGCGCCACCGTCGTAGAATCGGAGCCACGACCTCCACATTTAGATACACAGTTTATTAATTGATTTGTTTTTCACAGTTGTTGATATGCTGTATACGACTATTTTCATGGAGtagttttggtcttttttttttgtgtgggggggggggggggggggttggggaggaagggatctcttttttttctttttcttttttttttatacacaggtTTGCAATAGTTGTAAAAACTTGTTTTTAATGCAGGAACTTTTTTCAACATATATTAAAACCAACTGATAAATATAGaaacggttttttgttttgttttgttttttttatctatcttcaCACTTCCATATTCAGTTATTATCGAAACTTTTTATTTTACGTTTAGATTTGCAATTATTATGGAAATATTTGTAAACAGTTTGTGATGTTCATATCCCAGATAACAATGAAAACTGTCTCTTGTTTATCAAggatgtggaaaaaaaactgaaatggaAAGATTAAAAATAAGTTGTAGTCTGAAATACTTatcgttctgtgtctctgtctctctttgtctctgtctctgtctctctctatgtcacacacacacacacacacacacacacacacacacacacacacacatgtcatgaCACTATTACCACGCAGGCAGAAGGTTGTGTCTCTTCCTCTGCAGTCACAGAGACGTCAAAAGCGAAACCAGTGTGTAGCTGCTGCTGTTCAACACGGACATGGACCGTGACGGGGTGGGAGGTTCGATCCTCCTTTGATCAGAGCAAACAGCGTGACGCGGGGTGCGGGTTCCAGCCTTGGGAACACAGGGGAAGCGGTGGTTACCGCCGGGCAGACTGGCACCACGCAGACACGGTCCCCAATAGGGGTGCCAGAGGGACTTTCAGTGTGGCCtgaaatagcatccccgccttctggacaTTGTGTGCTGTCACGATAATCCCcttttctcttgctctctttgtgtctgcccTTTCTTCCTTCAGTGTTTTATGGGGGTTTTCTCAGTGGGAGGTAGAcccaaaaaaaatcttggtaaaagtcgacttacttgggataaaagaggcgacgtatcgagccacaagctcttcttcaggcaaatgaaatgagtgagtgacagacagaaaggtcagggttagggttagggttttttctcgccttcccagtccatttttgctgtttgttttagatgttgttgttgttgttgtttacagcaAGCATTGACACTTTTCTCTC
The window above is part of the Babylonia areolata isolate BAREFJ2019XMU chromosome 23, ASM4173473v1, whole genome shotgun sequence genome. Proteins encoded here:
- the LOC143298101 gene encoding uncharacterized protein LOC143298101, with protein sequence MVKQSPEEIRRQVLAADAQKDVSIYLAIPVGVTAGISAVAAMCAVITMRALVYFRQGVDAHWLCCAPFLFPVVTGLFAAYKKQYALIGVHLSVSLLALLLGGFGFGLSVEPIFINGHHCLPVHTNVPCEKVPLSYLYLISGALAAGFAVLGFLLTLLALYSASRRMEQREYAAHLQHLKEQEEKQKELRQRRMSECENRRRALSVSSAGSNPATQTVPQDKGGN